Proteins encoded together in one Musa acuminata AAA Group cultivar baxijiao chromosome BXJ3-6, Cavendish_Baxijiao_AAA, whole genome shotgun sequence window:
- the LOC135641369 gene encoding uncharacterized protein LOC135641369, whose protein sequence is MDKEIVSNFNLYRYHILKKNYVFVCCPTFLSESIAAAYRAVALHCVIDALSVSEDNGSFRAFVDGLCSRVAYLERLGSAILAAQPLRELRMEIEPAAGRGLVRASLLKRERDTIRVYLKSATEKLGPPFLEFTADIVVRNGIELGGPSGEAFTEMGEKDEDSGIKSGVGESTFGLSDAVLDHGVKEEVILLETDREISSTAVDHGVNLEVVFFETNQQISSLSRDTLDKDMEDDIDREQDAADTLKSS, encoded by the exons ATGGATAAGGAGATTGTGTCCAACTTTAACCTCtacagataccacattctcaaa AAGAATTACGTGTTTGTTTGCTGCCCGACCTTCTTATCCGAGTCCATAGCCGCAGCCTACCGCGCCGTCGCCCTCCATTGCGTCATCGACGCCCTCTCGGTCTCCGAGGACAACGGCTCCTTCAGGGCCTTCGTCGATGGCTTGTGCTCCAGGGTGGCCTACCTCGAGCGGTTGGGGTCAGCCATCTTGGCGGCCCAGCCGCTGAGGGAGTTGAGGATGGAGATTGAGCCCGCAGCGGGGAGGGGCCTCGTTAGGGCTTCGTTGTTGAAGAGGGAGAGGGACACGATTAGGGTTTATTTGAAGTCCGCCACGGAGAAGTTAGGGCCACCATTTCTCGAGTTCACCGCAGATATTGTTGTTAGGAACGGGATTGAGTTGGGAGGGCCCTCTGGCGAAGCTTTTACCGAAATGGGTGAGAAGGATGAGGAttcaggaatcaaaagtggagtcGGAGAGAGCACTTTTGGTTTGTCTGATGCCGTCCTTGACCATGGCGTCAAGGAAGAGGTGATTCTCTTGGAGACGGATAGAGAAATATCATCCACCGCTGTTGATCATGGCGTCAATTTAGAGGTGGTTTTCTTTGAAACAAATCAACAAATATCATCTTTATCACGTGATACCT TGGACAAGGATATGGAGGATGACATAGATAGAGAACAAGATGCAGCTGATACCCTTAAATCAAGTTGA